The region aggaaaggaggagaaccgagtgggaaaaaattagagagggagacaaaccttgggagactcctaactctgggaaatgaagaaagggttgcagaaagggaggttgttgggggcaggggttggggtaactggtgATGGGTGCTGCGAAGGCACTTGTttgtatgagcactgggtgttatagtatatgttggcaaatcaaagtccaataaaaacaaattaaaaaaaaaagaaagtctcttcaaaaaatggtgttgggaaaaccaggcaGCTACATGTAAAGGAAGGAAATTGGACCTCTTTTTTACgccatagaaaaataaaatcaaagtagaTTAAggacctaagtgtgagacctgaaatcataaaaatcttagaatgcAGCAGAAGCAATAAGGTCTTTGTCATTAGCACTagaagcatttttctagatatgtcttctcaggcaaaggaaacataattaaaatacaaaacaaaataaacaaacacaaaactgtTGGGAGCacatccaaataaaaagcttctgcacagcaatggaaataatcaacaaaactaaaagacaatctccTGAATATGAGTAGGCATTTTAATAACATATGTGGTAAGTGAATAGGATGCAAAATATATAACGAACGTGTACATCTCCACATCTAAGAGAGCAAATAATCAAATTAGAAATGGACAGAGTACATGaatagccatttctccaaagaaaacatgcagatGTCCAacacacagatgaaaaaatgctcagcatcactcatcatcagagataTAGAAAtcgaaaaccacaatgagatgtcatctcacacctgtcacactggataaattaaaagcaaacaagacaaaaaccatgaaagaaacaaatgttgatgGGTCTGTCGAGAAAGAAGAACACTTGCCCACTGTTGGGAGGAGTGTAAACTAGTATGTCCACCATGGATAGCACTacggaggctcctcaaaaaaaaaaaataaacacaattactATTAGATCTGGCAATTTTACTactggatttttttgtgtgtgttatatgatatttacccaaagaatgtgAAAACAGTTCATTGAAAAGAATCATGCCTCCTGATGTATACTGCAGCCTTATGTACTAAGTGGGCAACATACAGAAACAACCCAAGCATCCATAGatagatgaataaaaagaaaaggtgtggtatgtacacacaatggaatatcactcagacATAAAAATAACTGATCTCTCCACTAGCCACATGAATTGAGCTAGAGAACATGATGGGAAGTGATGTAAGTCAATGAGAtcaagacaaataccaaatggtCTCATTCACATGTGgactttaaggaacaaaacaaaagaacaaagaaacaagtgacaaaaacagactcttatctacagagaacacactgctggTTCCCaaagggaggtgagtggagaaggtgggggaaacaggtgaagggggTTAGGATTCCATTAACACTGATGAGCACTGATAAGGTATAGAATTGCTCAATCACTCTATTCTACACCGGAAACTCAAATAACATTGTTAACTagagtggaattaaaaaaataaccaaaggaaaaaaaaaataaccaaagaaagaaaacctaacccagcattctaaaatgtatattcttaGTTTATGCGTTTTTCTTCCCAGGTAGACTCAATGCTCCTTGAACACAGTGCCTGCCCTGCACACACGGTACTTTCACGAGGGCAGCACAGCGCTTGGGTCCAGGAAGGTGCTAGGTGGCTGGTGGCGAGAGAATATATATTAATGCAGGTCAAACGGAGGGGGTATTCTTCTGATGTTTTAAGGACTGGGGGTTGCTGAGGCTGCTACAATCATGGGGAATCTGGACAAGCAAATAGAGCATCTGTGGAAAAGAAGACCCTTCAATTGGGCCCAAATGGCACCTTGGTCCAGACAAAGTCCCCAGATCTGGCTTAATCCCTAACCAGCTGCAGTTCCCACCTCCCCCAGAAAGGGAAGTCTTCACCATCAGTGAGGGATTCTCTGGTTTGGCCCAGGGAGGTTCTCTGTCACATGCGCCCTCTCCATCCCCACGGAGGGGAGGTCATCTGCATGGTTAGACCCCCTGCTCTCCCCGTTAAGGGTAAGAGACCTTCCCTGAAacactcctttctcttctctcaccgACTTCCTTCCTATGAAAACCCTCCATTTGCACCACAGCTCAGAGCTCCTCTTACCTGCCAGGTGGGAGGCTGCCCCATTCTTGAATCACTTAATAAAACCAGGTGGATCTCTGAATGTAACTCTTTGGTTGTTTTTTGGCACAAGCAGTGAGAAGTCAGAGATGTgaaggagctggggtgggggtgggacagggaaggaaatacctggtgggggggggatgtcacagggcaggagggacagagggacagcagGTCCAGGGCTGGTGCTGGGAGCTGGGTGTTTTCCTGGGTTACTGTCTGGGTGAGAAGAAAGGGCTGAGAGGTGGGGCCACTTTTCCAGGCTACACAGGACTTGTTCTGTAGCATCTGAatcagggggcgggggcgggataGACACtggtgagagggagaagctggaggccagaggggaggcagagcaggaggggaagTGAGACTGAGTAGGTGCCCAAGGTTGAGGGAGGAGCACATTTGCATTGTGGCAGAGACTCAGGGAAGGGTTGTGTGTGGAGAGGAAGTcagaggagaggggctgggagggggtctGTGTGTGAAGACAGAAGTCAAAGAGCGACTTTGCAAGAGAAAGAACATCTGCAAACAAGATGCTGTTCCTGCAACTTGTGCTGTTGGCGGTTCTCCTCCCGGGGGGTGACAGCGAAGATGGTGAGAGCTCGGGTCCTGCCCAGTgggcacacatgtgcatgtgtgtgtgtgtacttgtgtgATTGTATGTGTACATGTAGGTATGTGTCAGTTTCTGTGTGTGTATTagatgcctgtgtgtgtgtctttgtgtgtgttttcgTGTCCGCAGGTCTGTGTATGTGTCACGTGTGTACATGTCCTTGTCTCTATGTACGCATCTCTTTTATTATGTGTATGAGTTtgtacatgtgtatgcatgtCTTTGTTTTGTATACttgtgtgcatatgcacatgtatgtTTATTGGTGTAAGAGTTTGTTAATGTGTGGAAGTTTATAGGTTTGTGTATCCATATATGTGTTCATGTGCATCTGTGTACTTGTGGGGTGTACGTACTTGTGTGCATTTATGTCTGTACATGTGTGCACTTGTTGCTTGGGTTCCCAGCACAGACCTGGGCAGGGAGAGAGTCAGCCTGGTTCCTTCCTGATcatccccagccccagggccctgtgctCTCCTGAAGGATGGGTTCGAGGCTCAGGCTCTGGGGCAGCACGTTTCTCCTGAGACAACTATGGCTTCTCTGTCCTCCAGATTTTTGGGTCCCGTCCTCGGCACCTTAtctccattctctctccttcccagtgTCCTCCTCTTCCAGTCCGTCTGCTCTTTCCCACAGACTTCCAGGAGCCAATCTCCTTCAGAATTATCCTGACCACATCATTTTACAGCCATTCCTGGACGCAGAATCAAGGCTCAGCTTGGCTGGATGAGCTGCAGACTCATGGCTGGAACCCCAAGACTGGTATTTTCACTTACCTGAAGCCTTGGTCCAAGAGCAACTTCAGCAATGAGGAGCTGAAGGAACAGGAAAGGAGCTTGCATTTAGCCTCCACTGGATTTCCTTCAATATTTCATAACCATGTCCGCCAATGGCAGCTTGAGTGTGAGTTTGGGTCCATATGCGCAGGTGGGATTGAAATGGCAAGTCCGTATGTCTCTTGAGCTCCTTTTTCCTCTAGGAAAGAGCCTCTACTGGCATCTAAAACTCTTGTTCTCCTATTATACAACTGAATTGCACCCATTTGTGCTGGTGGTAAAAGCCAGACCCCAATTCTTGAAAAGCTTCACATCTTCTGCTCCGACCTGCTCCTCTCATTGACCAcaggctgggctctcctgtcccacTAGTTCTCCCATGACCACCCCTTTCCCTGGCCTCCAACCAGGCACCTCTGCTCCCTCGCTCTGTGACTGACTCCTTGACTCTGCCTTGCTCCCCATCCTATCCCACCAGCATGTCTGCCTTCATGTTCCCTGTACCCCACTGCTCTCCCTTCACTGTAGGTTGTTTCTAGCCCAGCTCTCCCACTGAGCTGTTCCCTATATTATGCCCACATCCTTCATATCTCTCCTCCATCATTTGTTCCTTCCTCAATCGTTCACCTCTTCCTTCACCTCCAATGACCACCAGTTCCCCCCTTGTCTGAGCCATCTCTCAAACCAAAGTCTACTGGCTCCCTCCAATCCCCTgaacttctccctctgtttccacCATCCCTGGCATCcactcatttcatttcatctctttCACTCACCCTGTCCTGTAACTCACAATGTATTTTCCCAGATCCCTTTCAGGTACAAGTAGTCAAAGGCTGTGAGCTGCATTTTGGGAAAGTTTTAGAATGCTTCTTGCGGATGGCTTATCAAGGATCTGATCTCCTGAGCTTCCAGAATATGTCATGGTGGCCATCTCCAGAAGGAGGAAGTAGAGCTCAAATGGTCTGCAAACTATTAAATCAGTACCACGTGGTTAATAAAATAGTACACGTGCACATGAGTAACATCATCCCCCGCTTCTTCTTGGGTCTTCTCGACGCAGGGAAGGCGGATCTCCAGCAACAAGGTGAGTACGGCTCCCTCCTTCCATGATTCTCTCTTCTGCACTCATAAATTTGCAATATTTCCTTCAAATTCAGGAAAAGATGGAGTCAAGAGGGAGAGGGGGTGATGGTGGAGATTTCGATTTAGAGGCGGAAAGGTGTTTCTGTCTAACGTGATGTGAGCACCTCCCCTCAGTCTGTGAATCCCTGTCCTGTCTCCGCAGTGAGGCCCGAGGCCTGGCTGTCCACTggccccagccccgggcctggcCGTCTGCAGCTGGTGTGCCACGTCTCCGGTTTCTACCCCAAGCCTGTGTGGGTGACGTGGATGCGGGGTGAGCAGGAGCAGCGGGGCACCCAGCGAGGTGATGTCCTACCCCATGCTGACGGCACGTGGTACCTTCAGGTGTCCTTGGATGTGAAAGCCAAGGAGGCAGCTGGCCTGTCCTGCCGTGTGAGACACAGCAGTCTAGGAGGCCAGGACATGGTCCTCCACTGGGGTGAGGAAGAGCTGGGGTCAGGCTGGGCAACATGGTAAATGGTCATCCAtcagagctgggagcctgatgaaACATCTGTTCTGGTGGCTCCAGACCAAAGAGGACTAAAATACTCAGTAATCCAGAAATGGAAGAGCTGAGGGTGGGGGTCCTGCAGATGTGGGAGGATGTGGAGGGTTAGGTGAAGTGTCTATCTCTGAGGAGAgatgggagaagggaaagggggaagggcGGTTGGTCAAGGAGAGGGTGACAAGAGTGGAGGAGCAGGCAGTTGCAGTTAAACCCGGGATGGAAGGGAAATGACACCCTCTGTGCCCAACCCCACAGAGCAGCCCCCCTCCATGGGCTTGGTCTTCCTGGTGGTGATCGTGCTCCTGGTGCTCCTGGTAGGCCTGGCGTGGTGGCTCTGGAAGCGCTGGTGAGTCTCTGGAGCCCCCTTCCTGCTCTTTCCCAAGTGTCTCCCCACCTTTCCCTGTGTCCTCAGCCCTTCTGCTGCCGTGCCCTTcccccctgcagcctcccctccacctgctgcaGAGGACCTCCTCCTTGTTCCTCCAGGAAAGCCCACTGGAGACCTCAGTGCACGGACTTCCCTTTGGAGCAGGAACCCAGCTGCCCAGGCTCCAGCACTTACCTAAACCCAACTCAGCACTGATTGTCCCTGCAACTCCCTGTGCGCAACTCTGTGTTCATTTCTTCTTAATGATCAGTTGTCAATATAAGCTAAGCATAATTTAGTGAGTTTTGTTGTTCTGACTTAGTTCTGGAATTTAAATCTCGATTTTATCTCTGAATGGAATGAAGTTCCAGCACCTATATAGATCGAGAGACATCAAATGTCATGTCCTCCAGAGGGCCCTCCCTGATTCACAAGTAGAAGCAGTCTCTGCCTGTTGAGAATCTCTACCCCCTTTTCCTGACCTTTTGTAAATCTGTGTTTCCCAGCCCACTCCTCATTACCTCCAGTTatgttccttttctcctcttatattaggattctttttttttaaataataaatttattttttattggtgttcaatttgccaacgtacagagtaacacccagtgcaaTATTAAGATTCTTAAGAACTAAGTCCACATCTTTTTAGTATTTGGATTCTTGGCGAGGTGTCTCACCACATGGCATATGTCCTCAGTAAAAATCTGTATGACTCTATCCCACAGttatatgtttttcttcttttgcttcttgACATGTTTATGGTAGTTGGGATGTTTGATAATCTCCCTGTTAAAAGTTGTCTCCTGGCCTCGGGAACTCACACTCCTCTGGGTCTTTGCTGATGTATCTGAGACCTTGAGGAGAAACAGTTTTGGCTGTGACCATTCCAGTTATTTAGCTGCAGACACTTATGGGAGTGGCCTGTTGCCTGTTTCTTGTGGTTGATGGCCAGGGAATGAGATGCTCATTCTTTTCCTGGATGATAAGGTCAGGGCAAGAAACGTGAAAGAAGTACAACCCATTTTTCTGCACCAGAGAATCAAGCCTGAGGATGAAAGCTGCCTCCAAGAAGGCTGAGAAATTGTATAGATGAAGTTTTgcataaatatcaaatcattctgaataccccagaaatcaacctgaggCCTGTAGAAAAGTGCACATCTAGGGCAGTGAAGAGGCCACATCATGGAAGGTAGGACGTCCAGAGCTGTGATTTGGAAGATATATGGATTGTGAGTGCTGTGGAGTGGAGGGAACCCTGGtcaaaggcagaggagagagagagagagagagagagagagagagagagagagagagatcaggagaTCACACAAGGAAAACAGTTCTCCAAAGCCAATGACTGGAAAAACAAGAGGGgctgattttcatgagtttttacaATCAGTGGACTCAAAGACTGGATGGAGTTTTAGAGGTCTCACCACTCAGACATGTAGGAATGTATTTTGCCTATAGATCAAGGTGGTGGCTGCACCCACAGgaacaaaggaataaagggaTGAGAGCTGAAGAAGATAAGGTGGCTGAGTCAGCCAAGGTCCCTAAATGATCCTAACTGAGTCTGTAATGTGTACAGCTTTGCCCTAGGTGAGTTGCTGCTGGCAAGATTTCCTTACATTGGAAATGGGAACCTCAGAGAGACAGagtgggaaagaggagaaaaaggtaTCTTTCACCCTCATACGCATGGACCGTCTGACCTGCTGCTGTCAGACTTTCAAACTGACCTGGGGTGCTGCACTGGCCAGAGATGTTCAGTTGTCTGGGAATTACCAGGGGTAGGTTACAGAAAGGCcaaaaggcaaaaggagagggatagAAGGATCCCTCTGAAGGGCAAGAGGGTAAAATCGGGTAAAATCCATCACCCTTTGGGCAAGGGAGGTCTGCTGGTTCCTCCAGTGGCTTCGAATATTCACCAAGGACTGACCTTGGCTACAGGTCATCAGTTCTCCAAGAAGTAACTGGAGTTAGTCCATTAAGGGCAAGTCTCAAGAAATTCCGAGAGAATCTGGTGAGAGCCCAGAGCCAGCCAGGTCTTCTCATTCAGGCCACCATATCTGGGCTGATCCAATAGGGTGGAGGCCAGTGGCACAAGTGATAGAATTAACAAAGAAGAtagaaatttattgaataaactgTCAAGAAGCTGTGGGCAGGACGACAATGGAGTGACTGAGAGGAGGCAGTGATGGGCAGTTGCAGTTAAGGGGAAGGTGAGCAGGTATGAGACCATAAGGAGTTTTCCCTTGTTGGTAACTGGTCTGGGTGTAACTAACCCACTGGTCAGCTGAGGCTAATGGGTGTTTTGAGGTGAGTCACCTAATGGGCCTGTTTATATTCACCAGGGGGTACGGGGTCACTGTGGGCTCTCCTACCTTGCTTAGGTTTCTGTTGCTCAGGTTCATTGCCTAAAAGTGGCCTGTATACATATCCTATTGCCTGGGGGGACTTTGTATTTCCCTAGATTTTGGGTTAACAAGTTGCCCTGGTTCTTCAGCTGCCTGATGGATTCAAGAAAAGTGATGCTGATTATCCAGTTTTTGGTAATCTTAAGTATGGGAGTGATTTCCTTCTAGCTTTCTATGTTCCAATCCatagtttctaaaaaaatatttccttcctttcattagACTGAGATTACTTACGGTTATTGGTCAACTAAGAAGTAACCAGGTAAATAGCCCAAACACATATATCCAGATGATATAAAGCATGACAACATATTGAAGAGCCTTTAAATACTTAGAAACACCATGAAAGAGGAAGGTCAGTTGTCCAGCATAGGCCAGCTCACGATTAAACAGAATGGAACATTTCATTAGCAACAGTAAGAACGGAATCTGGATCTGTGAATCCAGAATGCTACTTAATCCACTTGGTACAAATTCTCAGTGGTTTGTTATTTCAAATAATGGAAGATTGCAGTAGGACTCTGTGTGTGAACTTCTTGATCATTAGCACACACTTGTGTCCTAAAGGAACCAGTGTAAGATTCTCATTACCTCAAATAGGGTTAAAACTAGTGTTTTCTGATCCTTAATGGCAAAAACTAGtgaaaaaggagaattttaaaaccaacaaaagaaaagaagacatagaaaggAAACCCATgaagctgatttttcagcagaaactttgcaggctagaaaaaaatggcatgatgtattcaaagtactgaaaggaaaaacttCAGCCAAGATTACTCTAGCCACCAAGACTggcattcagaatagaaggagggataaagagtttctcagacactTAAgtgttaaaggaattcatgaccactaacccaacactgcaagaaatgttaaaggggactctgagtggaaagcaAAGATCAAAAGGAAAGGAatcataaaagcaataaaaataaggatattcGTAAACGTCAGTTaagggactcacaaaataaaaggttgtAAACTATGACAAAATATACCTAAAACATAAGTGAGGGTCAGGAAGGGAGTAAAAGGTGTGTAAAGTGACCTTAACTTGATATTGACTGCTATATACAAAAGCTGTTCTATATAAACTGATTAATAACTGGAAATTGAAAATTAGTAATATGTATgtaaaaattcaagagaaataatCCACATATATCACTGAAGAAGCAAACTAACCATtggagaaaagagcaaaaaaaaaaaaaaaaaaaaaaaaaaaaaagaagaaacgaacagagaactacaaataaagtcatagAACAAGTAACAAGGGGACAATAAGTACTTACCAATCAATAATTGcattgaatgtaaatggattaaatgctccaatcaaaagacatagggtgatggGATGAATAAAAAACCAAGATCCAtccatatgctgcctacaagagactcatttcagaccgaAAGGCACATGAGATTCAAACTGAAggggtggagaaacatttatcaagcaAATGGCTTTGAACTGAAAGCCAAGATAGCAATGCTTCTATCCTACACGATGGACTTTACCAGAAAGACTAACATGAGGCAAAGAAGGactctatataataataaagggaacagtccaacaagaagatataataaaggtaaatatttatGTGCCTAACATGGGAGCGCTCAAAAACTGGTAACAAACACGAAGGAGGTAATCCATagtaatgcaataatagtagaggactttaataccccacttgcATTGGTAAACAGATCATCCAAgcagaaaattaacaaagaaacaatCACCTTGAGTGATGCATTGAGCCGGATAGATAAATGATATTTCAGaccattccatcctaaaacagcagactACACATTCTGATATTTCTATGCACTAAGAGTGAAGcagcataaagagaaattaagaaaatacacccatttcaattgcaccaaaaataatgcAATACCTAGCAATACACTTATACAAAGAATTGAAAGATTTggattctgaaaactataaaacattgatgaaaacaTTGAAAGGgccacaaagaaatggaaagacattccatgttcatggattggaagaacaaatactgctGACATATTCATACTCCCCAAAGGAATTTACAGATTTTTGTATACTCttgaaaatatcaatagcatttttcacacagCTCGAGCAAACAACCTTAAACTTTGAATGGAAACACAAAAAC is a window of Vulpes lagopus strain Blue_001 chromosome 11, ASM1834538v1, whole genome shotgun sequence DNA encoding:
- the LOC121471509 gene encoding T-cell surface glycoprotein CD1a-like, translated to MLFLQLVLLAVLLPGGDSEDDFQEPISFRIILTTSFYSHSWTQNQGSAWLDELQTHGWNPKTGIFTYLKPWSKSNFSNEELKEQERSLHLASTGFPSIFHNHVRQWQLEYPFQVQVVKGCELHFGKVLECFLRMAYQGSDLLSFQNMSWWPSPEGGSRAQMVCKLLNQYHVVNKIVHVHMSNIIPRFFLGLLDAGKADLQQQVRPEAWLSTGPSPGPGRLQLVCHVSGFYPKPVWVTWMRGEQEQRGTQRGDVLPHADGTWYLQVSLDVKAKEAAGLSCRVRHSSLGGQDMVLHWEQPPSMGLVFLVVIVLLVLLVGLAWWLWKRWKAHWRPQCTDFPLEQEPSCPGSSTYLNPTQH